A stretch of the Staphylococcus sp. NRL 16/872 genome encodes the following:
- the purB gene encoding adenylosuccinate lyase codes for MIERYSREEMASIWTDQNRYEAWLEVEILACEAWSELGHIPKEDVKKIRENAKVDVERAKEIEEQTRHDVVAFTRQVSETLGEERKWVHYGLTSTDVVDTALSYVIKQANEILEKDIERFIEVLEQKAKKYKYTLMMGRTHGVHAEPTTFGVKMALWYTEMKRNLKRFKEVRKEIEVGKMSGAVGTFANIPPEIESYVCKHLGIDTAPVSTQTLQRDRHAYYIATLALVATSLEKFAVEIRNLQKTETREVEEAFAKGQKGSSAMPHKRNPIGSENITGISRVIRGYITTAYENVPLWHERDISHSSAERIMLPDVTIALNYALNRFTNIVDRLTVFEDNMRNNIDKTFGLIFSQRVLLALINKGMVREEAYDKVQPKAMESWETKTPFRELIEQDSSITEVLSKEELDECFNPEHHLNQVDTIFTRAGLE; via the coding sequence ATGTTAAAAAAATTAGAGAGAATGCTAAAGTTGATGTTGAACGTGCCAAAGAAATCGAAGAACAAACTCGTCATGATGTCGTAGCCTTCACTCGACAAGTGTCTGAAACATTAGGTGAAGAACGTAAATGGGTTCATTATGGGTTAACTTCAACAGATGTCGTTGATACAGCTTTAAGTTATGTGATTAAACAAGCTAATGAAATTTTAGAAAAAGATATTGAACGTTTTATCGAGGTATTAGAACAAAAAGCTAAAAAATATAAATATACTTTAATGATGGGGCGTACTCATGGTGTTCACGCTGAACCTACAACATTTGGTGTGAAAATGGCATTATGGTACACAGAAATGAAACGTAATTTAAAACGTTTTAAAGAAGTACGTAAAGAAATCGAAGTAGGAAAAATGAGTGGGGCAGTTGGCACATTTGCTAATATTCCACCAGAAATCGAAAGTTATGTATGTAAACATTTAGGAATTGACACTGCGCCTGTTTCAACTCAAACGTTACAACGTGATCGTCATGCTTACTACATTGCAACGTTAGCATTAGTTGCTACTTCTTTAGAAAAATTTGCAGTTGAAATCCGTAATTTACAAAAAACTGAAACACGTGAAGTCGAGGAAGCATTTGCTAAAGGCCAAAAAGGTTCATCAGCAATGCCTCACAAACGTAATCCAATTGGTTCAGAAAATATCACAGGTATTTCACGCGTTATCCGTGGTTATATTACAACAGCATATGAAAACGTTCCTTTATGGCATGAACGTGATATTTCACATTCATCTGCAGAACGTATTATGTTGCCGGACGTAACCATTGCATTAAATTATGCTTTAAACCGTTTTACTAATATCGTTGATCGCTTAACTGTATTCGAAGATAATATGAGAAACAATATTGATAAAACATTTGGCTTAATCTTCTCACAAAGAGTATTATTAGCTTTAATTAACAAAGGTATGGTTCGTGAGGAAGCATATGACAAAGTTCAACCTAAAGCTATGGAATCTTGGGAAACTAAAACACCTTTCCGTGAATTAATTGAACAAGATAGTTCAATCACTGAGGTGCTTTCTAAAGAAGAATTAGATGAATGCTTCAATCCCGAACACCACTTAAATCAAGTTGATACGATTTTCACACGTGCTGGATTAGAATAA
- the pcrA gene encoding DNA helicase PcrA produces MNSLVANMNKEQSEAVRTTEGPLLIMAGAGSGKTRVLTHRIAYLLDEKDVSPYNILAITFTNKAAKEMKERVEHLVGEEAQVIWMSTFHSMCVRILRRDADRIGIERNFTIIDPTDQKSVIKDVLKNENIDSKRFEPRMFIGAISNLKNELKTPEDAMNEANDFHSQMVATVYSGYQRQLSRNEALDFDDLIMKTIRLFERVPDALEYYQNKFQYIHVDEYQDTNKAQYTLVKLLASKFKNLCVVGDSDQSIYGWRGADIQNILSFEEDYPDAKTIFLEQNYRSTKTILTAANEVIKNNTERKPKGLWTANTGGEKIKYYEAMTERDEAEYVVRQIIKHRKLGKDYSDMAILYRTNAQSRVLEETFMKSNIPYTMVGGQKFYDRKEIKDLLSYLRIVANSNDDISLQRIINVPKRGIGPSSVEKIQRYAMDNNISMFDALGEVDFIGLSKKVTQECIEFYELIQNLIKEQEFLEISEIVDEILDKSGYRQMLEREQSIESRSRLENIDEFMSVPKDYEENTPLEEQSLINFLTDLSLVADIDEAQIENGVTLMTMHSAKGLEFPIVFLMGMEESLFPHIRAIKSDDDHEMEEERRICYVAITRAEEVLYITHATSRMLFGRSQSNMPSRFLREIPEELLETPEKQQRQVISPKSKTPAKRGFSKRTTSSKKQVSASDWNVGDKVTHKSWGEGMVSNVSEKNGSVELDIIFKSEGPKRLLAQFAPITKKED; encoded by the coding sequence ATGAATTCATTAGTAGCAAACATGAATAAAGAGCAAAGTGAAGCTGTAAGAACGACTGAAGGACCATTGCTTATTATGGCCGGCGCTGGTTCTGGTAAAACAAGAGTATTAACGCATCGAATCGCTTATTTATTAGATGAAAAAGATGTTTCTCCTTACAACATATTAGCCATCACTTTTACAAATAAAGCAGCAAAAGAAATGAAAGAACGTGTAGAACATCTTGTAGGGGAAGAAGCCCAAGTCATATGGATGTCTACATTCCACTCAATGTGCGTGAGAATTTTAAGACGCGATGCAGATCGAATTGGTATTGAACGCAATTTTACGATTATCGACCCAACGGATCAAAAATCAGTGATTAAAGATGTGCTAAAAAATGAAAATATTGATAGCAAGCGTTTTGAACCTCGTATGTTTATCGGTGCTATTAGTAACTTAAAAAATGAATTAAAGACACCAGAAGATGCGATGAATGAAGCAAATGACTTTCATTCACAAATGGTAGCGACAGTTTATAGTGGTTATCAACGTCAACTATCACGAAATGAAGCTTTAGATTTTGATGACTTAATCATGAAGACGATTCGTTTATTTGAACGTGTTCCAGATGCACTAGAATATTATCAAAATAAATTCCAATATATTCATGTAGACGAATATCAAGATACCAATAAAGCTCAATATACACTTGTTAAGTTATTGGCTAGCAAATTTAAAAATTTATGTGTAGTAGGCGACTCAGATCAATCTATTTATGGCTGGCGTGGTGCCGATATACAAAATATTTTATCTTTCGAAGAAGACTATCCTGATGCTAAAACTATTTTCCTAGAGCAAAACTATCGTTCAACTAAAACGATATTAACCGCAGCTAATGAGGTTATTAAAAATAACACAGAACGTAAACCAAAAGGATTATGGACAGCAAATACTGGTGGGGAAAAGATTAAATATTATGAAGCGATGACAGAACGTGATGAAGCGGAATATGTTGTACGTCAAATCATTAAACACCGCAAGCTAGGTAAAGATTATAGTGACATGGCTATTCTTTATAGAACGAATGCCCAATCTCGTGTATTAGAGGAAACATTTATGAAATCTAATATTCCTTACACAATGGTGGGAGGGCAAAAGTTCTATGATCGTAAAGAGATTAAAGACTTATTAAGCTATTTACGCATTGTCGCTAACAGCAATGATGATATCAGTTTACAACGTATTATTAATGTCCCTAAACGTGGTATTGGTCCATCTTCAGTTGAAAAGATTCAACGCTATGCAATGGATAATAATATTAGTATGTTTGACGCATTAGGCGAAGTCGACTTTATTGGACTTTCTAAAAAAGTTACACAAGAATGTATTGAATTCTATGAACTTATTCAAAACTTAATTAAAGAACAAGAGTTCCTTGAAATAAGTGAAATTGTAGATGAAATCCTTGATAAATCAGGTTATCGTCAAATGTTAGAACGTGAACAATCCATTGAGTCTCGTTCACGATTAGAGAATATCGACGAGTTTATGTCAGTACCTAAAGACTATGAAGAGAATACACCACTTGAAGAACAATCATTGATTAACTTTTTAACAGATTTATCATTAGTGGCAGATATTGATGAAGCGCAAATTGAAAATGGTGTGACATTAATGACAATGCACTCTGCGAAAGGTCTAGAGTTCCCAATCGTCTTCTTAATGGGTATGGAGGAATCATTATTCCCTCATATTAGAGCAATTAAAAGTGACGATGACCATGAAATGGAAGAAGAACGACGCATCTGCTATGTAGCCATTACGCGTGCAGAAGAAGTATTGTATATCACTCACGCCACATCTCGGATGTTATTTGGACGCTCACAATCAAATATGCCATCTCGTTTCTTACGTGAAATACCAGAAGAACTATTAGAAACACCTGAAAAACAACAACGACAAGTGATCTCTCCTAAATCTAAAACACCAGCTAAACGTGGATTTAGTAAGCGTACGACTTCATCTAAAAAACAAGTATCCGCTTCAGATTGG
- a CDS encoding YerC/YecD family TrpR-related protein: MQIEKLRGQALDELFDAILTLENREECYEFFDDLCTVNEIQSLSQRLQVAKMIKQGFTYATIEKESGASTATISRVKRSLQWGNDAYTMILDRLNIETKE; this comes from the coding sequence ATGCAAATCGAGAAACTACGAGGACAAGCATTAGATGAATTATTTGATGCGATATTAACACTAGAAAATAGAGAAGAATGTTACGAGTTCTTCGATGATTTATGCACAGTAAACGAAATCCAATCATTATCTCAAAGACTACAAGTCGCAAAAATGATTAAACAAGGTTTTACTTATGCCACGATTGAAAAAGAGTCTGGTGCATCAACAGCTACTATTTCTAGAGTGAAACGTTCGTTACAATGGGGTAATGATGCATATACAATGATTTTAGATCGTTTAAATATTGAAACAAAAGAATAG
- a CDS encoding heptaprenylglyceryl phosphate synthase, with the protein MYDIKEWQHVFKLDPAKDISDKDLEALCMSETDAIMIGGTDDITEDNVIHLMSRVRRYPLPLVLEISNLESIMPGFDFYFVPTVLNSKDTRYHNGILHKALKQYGHMINFEEVIFEGYLVLNAESKVAQVTQSDTELTAEDIEAYAQMVNDMYKLPMMYIEYSGKYGDIEKVKAASLMLSTTQLFYGGGISSLEEAKKMKDIADTIVVGNIIYTDIKKALKTVKIKKESNK; encoded by the coding sequence ATGTACGACATTAAAGAGTGGCAACATGTGTTTAAACTTGACCCTGCAAAGGATATTAGTGACAAGGATTTAGAAGCACTGTGTATGTCTGAAACTGATGCAATAATGATTGGTGGCACAGATGATATCACTGAGGATAATGTCATACATTTAATGAGCAGAGTGAGACGATATCCATTGCCATTAGTACTTGAAATTTCAAATTTAGAAAGTATAATGCCTGGTTTTGACTTTTACTTCGTGCCAACCGTATTGAACAGTAAAGATACTAGGTATCATAATGGCATTTTACATAAAGCGCTAAAGCAATATGGACATATGATTAATTTCGAAGAAGTCATATTTGAAGGTTATTTAGTACTTAATGCAGAAAGTAAAGTAGCACAAGTCACACAATCAGATACTGAGTTGACTGCTGAAGATATTGAAGCCTATGCACAAATGGTAAATGATATGTATAAATTACCAATGATGTATATTGAATATAGTGGTAAATATGGAGATATTGAAAAAGTGAAAGCAGCCTCCCTAATGTTATCAACAACTCAGTTATTCTATGGTGGCGGAATTAGTTCATTAGAAGAAGCCAAGAAAATGAAAGATATTGCTGATACTATTGTAGTAGGTAATATTATTTATACTGATATAAAAAAAGCTTTAAAAACTGTAAAAATAAAAAAGGAGTCTAATAAATGA